The Qipengyuania aurantiaca genome contains the following window.
GAAGCTGCTGTGTGTTCTGATCCCAATGCAGGTCAAACAGGTGCTCGATTACTGTAGTCTTCTGCGATGGCATCGCTTCCCCCAAACAAGTCGGCCGAGCCATAGACGTTGACTACAGTCGCCCGAATTTAAATCAGATTTGTCAATTAATTCTGTCGATTACAAGCGGAGTTTTTGCCTCTATCTGAACCGACCACCATTCAATTTTGAAAGTAATGGGAGGTCAACATGCCCCGTCCAAACCTCGGTCCGAAACTTATCTGGAGGCAGGATCGAGATCGATACTACATCAGGTGGTCCGAGAATGGTCGCACCAAATCATACTCTACCGGCACCACCGATTTGAATGAGGCCAAGGATGTCCTTCGGGACTTCCTAGCGCAGAATATCGAGATCGAAGAAGGTACGCGGCCGGAAAACTTTCCGATCGAGTACGCTCTTATCTACTACGGGGAGAACCATGCGCCGACAACGGCTGCGCCTGAACGTATTGCATACGCGATGGACGCCCTCCTTCCGTTCTGGTCCGAGTTCAATGTGGGAGACATCACTCAGGCAACATGCAACTCCTACGCTGCTTTCCGCAATCAGTCCCGAGCCAAGGGAATCTCGCAGAGTACCCTGCGCAAGGAACTCGCCACGCTCACCGCTGCGATCAACTTCTGCGTTCGGGAAAGAAAGCTGACGCAGACTGTCTACGTCCCACTTCCGGCAAAGAGCGCACCCAAAGATAGATGGCTGACCGTATCCGAGGTTGCCCGTTTGCTTTGGGAGTCCCGGAAGGGCGGGCTCAACACGCGCTCGTATCTCCCACTCTTCGTACTGATTGCGTTGTACACCGGTGCGCGTGTCGAAGCCATTTTGTCGCTCACTTGGGATCGGGTCGATTTAGAAAGCAAACGCATTGATTTTCAGATTCCTGGTCGCCGGATCACGAAAAAACGCCGCCCTAAGATTCCCATTTCGAGCAGGCTCCTTCCTTTCCTCAAGTACGCCCACTCGCGCCGAACTGCTGACAACGGTCCGGTCATTCATGATGAAGGCCAAAAACTCATTCGCATAATTCGTAGCTTCAAGGCTGCCGCAAAACGTGCCGGTCTAACCGATGTCACTCCCCACACAATGAGACACACCTGCGCGACGTGGATGGCCCAAAAAGGCGTTAGTATGTGGCAGATTGCCGGCTTCCTCGGGCAGGACGTGGAGACGACCTCTAGGCACTACGCGCATCACAGTTTGGACTTTATGCAGGATGCTGTGAGGTCAACCGAGCGCCGCAAATGATGTCGCGATCATATCCAGTGGTGCGACAGAGATTATGTCCCTGAGCGACAAGAGCTTATGGTTTCTGGTATCAGAAATGGAGTCGTTAAAACCACACGCAACGTCACGCAACGACACGATAACCACCCACCAGAAAATTAAGTTATTGTTTTATAACGCGTCATGAAAGCGTGCATCTCGGTTCGGGAGGCAGGGGCCGGAGGTTCGAATCCTCTCTCCCCGACCATTTGCACCTTTCAATAGAGCGATTTTTGCGCCGCTGGCACGAAACCAGCGCGTTCCTGCCTCGTTGGGCGGGCATGAGCTCCCATTCCGTTTTGTTCGTCTGCCTCGGCAACATCTGCCGATCCCCCCTTGCCGAAGCCGCCTTCCGCCGCGCTGCGGAAGAAGCCGGGCTCGATGTGACCGTCGAGAGCGCAGGCACGGCGGGCTATCACGTGGGCGAGCCGCCCGACATGCGCAGCATCCGCGAGGCCGAGCGGCGCGGGGTCGATATTGCTGGCTATCGCGGACGGCAGCTGTCCGCATCCGACTTTCACGAGTTCGACTTTATCCTCGGCATGGACAAGTCGAACATGCACGATATCGCCCGCGTCGATCCGGGCGATGGCAAGGCAAAGACCGCCATGCTGCTCGACATCGTGCCAGGACAGGAGGGGCGCGAGGTGGGCGATCCCTATTACGGCGGCGAAGACGGCTTCGCGATCACCTGGAACGAGGTGGAGGCGGGAGCCAGGGCGCTGGTCGCCGTGCTGCTCGACGAAAATGGCTGACGAGGACGAGCCTTCCCGCCATCGCTCGGTCCCCTCGTCGCGCATCGGGCGGCTGGGCGGTTTTACCCGGCTTGCGGGTGGTCTTGCTGGCGGAGTAATTTCTGAAGGGGCGCGCAGGCTGGCCAGCGGCGAGCGACCGCGGCTCGACCAATTGCTGCTTACACCGGCCAATGCCCGCAGGTTGACGGATCGGCTTGCGCATTTGCGCGGTGCGGCGATGAAGCTGGGGCAGATGATCTCGATGGATGCGGGCGACGTCCTGCCGCCCGAACTGGCCGAGATACTTGCGCGGCTTCGCGAACGGGCCGATTTCATGCCCCCGCGCCAGCTCGACAAGGTCTTGGCGGAGGAATGGGGCAAGGACTGGCGCCGCCAGTTCCGCCGCTTCGAGCCCCGCCCGATTGCCGCCGCCTCGATCGGGCAGGTCCACCGCGCGATGACGCCGGACGGCCGGATGCTGGCGATCAAGGTCCAGTACCCCGGCGTCGCGCGCAGCATCGACAGCGATGTCGACAATGTCGCGAGCCTGCTCAAGCTGACCGGCCTGCTCCCGCCGGAACTCGACATCGCCCCCTTGCTCGCCGCTGCAAAGGAGCAACTCCGCGAGGAGGCCGATTACCTGCGCGAAGGCCGGATGATTGTGCGCTTTGCGCGAATGGTCGAAGGGCGCGAGGAATTCGCCGTGCCCGAATTGGTCGAGGAGCTGACGACGCCCCGCGTGCTCGCCATGACCTATGAAGAGGGCAGCCCGATCGAGACGCTTGCAGGCGAAGGTCAATCCCTGCGCGACGAAACCTTCGCGCATCTGGTCGAACTTGTGGCGCGCGAGCTGTTCGACAGCCGCTTGATGCAGACCGATCCCAATTTCGCGAATTACCGCTGGCAGGCGAAGACGGGCCGCATCGTGCTGCTCGATTTCGGCGCGGCGCGCGAGGTCTCCCAAGGGATCTCGCAGGATTATCGCAGGTTGGTTGAAGCAGGCCTTAGGGAGGATCGCGAGGCCGTGCTGGAGGCCGCTGTCGAGGCGGGCTTCGTCAATCCCCGCGCGCTGGAACGGCACCCGGAGGCCATGCGCCGCGCCGTCGACATCGTTGTCACCCAGATGGCGAGCGCGGAAAAGCTCGACTTCGGCAACCGCGCCTTCGTCCCCGAAATCCGCGACACGGTGATGCCCATCGCACGCGACCGCGAGAGCTGGCACCTGCCGCCCGCCGAAACGCTGTTCGTCCAGCGCAAGGTCAGCGGCACAGCCCTGCTCGGCGCCCGGCTGGGCGCTCGGGTCGATGTGCGCGGGATCGTGGAGCGCGTGCTGGCGGAAACCGCGTGACGGGCGACCTTGCCGCGGCGGCCGAGCGCATCTGCGGGCAGCGCCCAATTTCCATCCAGCGCTTCGCGGGCGGCGACATATCGGGTGCTTCGCGACTGACCTTTGCCGATGGATCGAGCGTGGTCGGAAAATCCGGTCCGGTGGTCGCTGTCGAGGCGAGGATGCTGGAGGCCATGGGCGCTTGCTCCGCGCCGGTGCCGAATGTCCTTGGCTATGACGAGCGCCATCTGCTGATCGAACACCTGCCTGCGGATGGCACGCTTTCCGGCAAGGCCTGGGCCTCGCTCGCCGAGGCGCTAAACGCGCTGCATAAGGTCACAGGCGAAAGCTACGGCTGGCACGAAGATTATGCCTTGCGGCACGTCAGGGTCGAGAACGAGGCGTTAGATGATTGGCCACGCTTCTGGGCCGAACGGCGCCTGCTCTGTCACGCGCTGCATATTGCCACCGACCTTGCGCAGCGGATCGAGGGTCTGGCGCAAGCCCTGCCCCAACTCCTGCCTCGCTCTCCCGCACCAGCGCTGCTCCACGGCGACCTATGGGGCGGCAATGTGCTGGTCAGCGGCGAGCGCATCAGCGGCCTGATCGACCCTTGCGCCTATTACGGCGACCGCGAAGTCGACGCAGCCAGCCTCACGGTGTTCGATTCCCCGCCGGAGAGTTTCTTCGACGCGCTCGAACTGGAGGCCGGGTGGCGCGAACGCCAGCCAATCTATCGCCTGTGGATGTGGCTGCTCCACGTCCGCCTGTTCGGCGACAGCTACCGCCCGGCGGTCGAGCGCGAACTGGCGACGCTGGGGCTCTAAAGCCCCTTGCGCCCGAAGCCGCCAGCGCGCGGTGCGCCCGGACCTTCGCCAATGACGCCGCTCGAGCGCGTGTCGGGCATCGCCTGACCGAAACCGCCCGCAGGCGCCTGACGCGCCACGGGCGCCGGGTTCTCGAGAAAGGCGATGATTTCGTCGGCAAGCTTCTCGACCGGGCGGTCACGCTTGTCGAGCAGCTTTTCCGTCACCCAGGCGTAGCCGAGAAAGTTGAAAGGCCCCTTGATCTTGAGGAAGCGGTTGGTGCGGATGAAGTTCACGCTCTGGCTCTCGACCTCGATGTCGGTCACCTCGTCCCACCGGATGCGCGAGCTGCGCAGGACGCCGTGATGCGTCACGAAAGTGTGGTCGTATTCGAGCACGACGCCGTCGCCGAAGGCATAGCGGACCATGGCCGGAAAGCCGAAGATCCCGATAGCGGCGAAGACGACGCCGATGAAAGCGCCCTTGCCGCTCGATATCGTGAACAGCGTAACGCCGAATATGATGGCGACCAGCATCCAGACAGCCGTCTGTGCGGTGCGGTCTTTCGAATAGCGGATTTGTTGCATGAATTCCCCCGTGAAGAGAGGGCTTTACCGCGCAAATCTTTCCAAAATGCTGCGCTATCCGCCGCGCAGGGTCTTCACGCCGAAGTCGCGTTCGAAGAGGTAGAGAAGGACGCGCGCCGCCTCGCCCCGAGCGCCTTCCAGCCCGCCGTCGCGTTCTATCAGCAAGCGCGCGTCGTCATGCGCCTTGGGTAGGAGTTCGGTGATCTGTTCGAAGCTGGCGACCGTGAACGGCGTATCGCCCGATTGGCGCGTGCCGAGCAATTCGCCGCCGCCGCGCAGCTGCAGGTCTTCCTCGGCGAGCAGGAAGCCGTCCTGGCTTTCCCGCATCAGCGCCAGACGCTTCTGCGCGGTTTCCGAGAGCGTCTCGCCGTGCAGCAGGACGCAGAAGCTCTTCTCGCTTCCCCGCCCCACGCGGCCGCGCAGCTGGTGAAGTTGGGCAAGGCCGAAACGTTCGGCCTGCTCGATGACCATCAGCGTGGCGTTGGGAACGTCGACCCCCACCTCGATCACGGTTGTCGCCACGAGGAGCCGCGCATCGCCGCGCGCAAACCGCTCCATCGCCGCGTCTTTCTGTTCGGGCGCAAGCTGGCCGTGGACCATCACGACATCCTCCCCGAAGCGCTCCTTCAGCGAGGCGTAGCGCGCTTCGGCTGCGGCGATTTCCTCCGGTCCGTCCATCTCCCGCACCATGGGGCAGACCCAGAAGGCCTGCCGCCCCTGCTCGAACTGCGCGGCGAGCCGCTCGACCAGAGTCGGGATTCGGTCCTGCCCCATCACTACCGTGTCGATCGCCTGCCGGCCGGGCGGCAGCTCGTCGAGCTTGCTGACGTCGAGCTCGCCATATTGCGCCAGCGTCAGCGTGCGCGGGATCGGCGTGGCGGTCATGGCGAGGACATGCGGCGCGCGGCGTCCCTTGCTCGCCAGCATCAGCCGCTGGCCGACGCCGAAGCGGTGCTGCTCGTCGATTACCACCATGGCGAGGTTGCGATAGGCGACCTTGTCCTGGAAGATCGCGTGCGTGCCGACGACAATGTCGATGCTGCCGTCGAGCAGGCCCATCAGCGTGCCTTCGCGCGCCTTGCCCTTGTCGCGCCCGGTCAGCAGCGCGACCTGCGCGCCCGTCGGCTCGGCCATGCGGCGCAGGCTCTCGTAATGCTGACGGGCGAGGATCTCGGTCGGAGCGAGCAGCGCCGCCTGCGCGCCCGCCTCGACCGCAATCAGCATGGCCTCGAGCGCCACCACGGTCTTGCCCGCACCGACATCGCCCTGAAGCAGCCGCAACATGGGTGCTTCCTGCGCCATGTCGCCTTCGATTTCGGCAATCGAACGCTTCTGCGCGCCGGTGAGCGGGAACGGCAAGTCGAGCTTGCCCCGATAGCTGCCATCGCCCTTCAGCGGCTGGCCCTTGCGCTTGCGGTTGTCCGCGCGGACCAGCATCAGCGCGAGGCTGTTGGCGAGAAGTTCGTCATAGGCCAGCCGGTCGCGCGCCGCCTTGTCCTCGGCCCTGTGCGCTCGCTTGAGCGCTTCGCGCCAGGCAGGCCAGTCGGCCTTGTCGAACTGCGTCGGTTCGATCCATTCGGGCAGTTCGGGAAGCTTGGCGAGCGCCTGATCGACCAGCCCCGCGATACGCGGCTGGGTAAGGCCTTCGGACAGGCGATAGACCGGCTCGCACAGGCGCTGCAGGGTGTCGCCGCCCTCCTCCACTACGTGGTCGGGATGGACGATCTGCAGCATGTCGCCATAGCGTTCGAGCTTGCCCGCCACCCAGCGCGT
Protein-coding sequences here:
- a CDS encoding tyrosine-type recombinase/integrase, whose translation is MNEAKDVLRDFLAQNIEIEEGTRPENFPIEYALIYYGENHAPTTAAPERIAYAMDALLPFWSEFNVGDITQATCNSYAAFRNQSRAKGISQSTLRKELATLTAAINFCVRERKLTQTVYVPLPAKSAPKDRWLTVSEVARLLWESRKGGLNTRSYLPLFVLIALYTGARVEAILSLTWDRVDLESKRIDFQIPGRRITKKRRPKIPISSRLLPFLKYAHSRRTADNGPVIHDEGQKLIRIIRSFKAAAKRAGLTDVTPHTMRHTCATWMAQKGVSMWQIAGFLGQDVETTSRHYAHHSLDFMQDAVRSTERRK
- a CDS encoding low molecular weight protein-tyrosine-phosphatase → MSSHSVLFVCLGNICRSPLAEAAFRRAAEEAGLDVTVESAGTAGYHVGEPPDMRSIREAERRGVDIAGYRGRQLSASDFHEFDFILGMDKSNMHDIARVDPGDGKAKTAMLLDIVPGQEGREVGDPYYGGEDGFAITWNEVEAGARALVAVLLDENG
- a CDS encoding ABC1 kinase family protein, encoding MADEDEPSRHRSVPSSRIGRLGGFTRLAGGLAGGVISEGARRLASGERPRLDQLLLTPANARRLTDRLAHLRGAAMKLGQMISMDAGDVLPPELAEILARLRERADFMPPRQLDKVLAEEWGKDWRRQFRRFEPRPIAAASIGQVHRAMTPDGRMLAIKVQYPGVARSIDSDVDNVASLLKLTGLLPPELDIAPLLAAAKEQLREEADYLREGRMIVRFARMVEGREEFAVPELVEELTTPRVLAMTYEEGSPIETLAGEGQSLRDETFAHLVELVARELFDSRLMQTDPNFANYRWQAKTGRIVLLDFGAAREVSQGISQDYRRLVEAGLREDREAVLEAAVEAGFVNPRALERHPEAMRRAVDIVVTQMASAEKLDFGNRAFVPEIRDTVMPIARDRESWHLPPAETLFVQRKVSGTALLGARLGARVDVRGIVERVLAETA
- a CDS encoding fructosamine kinase family protein; amino-acid sequence: MTGDLAAAAERICGQRPISIQRFAGGDISGASRLTFADGSSVVGKSGPVVAVEARMLEAMGACSAPVPNVLGYDERHLLIEHLPADGTLSGKAWASLAEALNALHKVTGESYGWHEDYALRHVRVENEALDDWPRFWAERRLLCHALHIATDLAQRIEGLAQALPQLLPRSPAPALLHGDLWGGNVLVSGERISGLIDPCAYYGDREVDAASLTVFDSPPESFFDALELEAGWRERQPIYRLWMWLLHVRLFGDSYRPAVERELATLGL
- the recG gene encoding ATP-dependent DNA helicase RecG, which gives rise to MRPDVLNPLFAETETLDGVGPKLKKPLGRLALTRIKDLAYHLPERFVTRRAVENVDEAGEGEQIVLKLTVTEHRGGRSPRAPYRVLAQDAVGNVVSLTYFGRASYTAKKQLPVGETRWVAGKLERYGDMLQIVHPDHVVEEGGDTLQRLCEPVYRLSEGLTQPRIAGLVDQALAKLPELPEWIEPTQFDKADWPAWREALKRAHRAEDKAARDRLAYDELLANSLALMLVRADNRKRKGQPLKGDGSYRGKLDLPFPLTGAQKRSIAEIEGDMAQEAPMLRLLQGDVGAGKTVVALEAMLIAVEAGAQAALLAPTEILARQHYESLRRMAEPTGAQVALLTGRDKGKAREGTLMGLLDGSIDIVVGTHAIFQDKVAYRNLAMVVIDEQHRFGVGQRLMLASKGRRAPHVLAMTATPIPRTLTLAQYGELDVSKLDELPPGRQAIDTVVMGQDRIPTLVERLAAQFEQGRQAFWVCPMVREMDGPEEIAAAEARYASLKERFGEDVVMVHGQLAPEQKDAAMERFARGDARLLVATTVIEVGVDVPNATLMVIEQAERFGLAQLHQLRGRVGRGSEKSFCVLLHGETLSETAQKRLALMRESQDGFLLAEEDLQLRGGGELLGTRQSGDTPFTVASFEQITELLPKAHDDARLLIERDGGLEGARGEAARVLLYLFERDFGVKTLRGG